The sequence TAGTAACACTTGTTTGTGCCGTTGGCGCATCAACCCATGCTAGCCATGCTAGAGAGCTTCTTGACAAGCTCAAGAAGGAGTTTGGCGAAGACACTTCCATAGACCTTGGCGGAGAAGTTTATGTGGAGATGCCTATAACAAGACTTGTCACAGGTGTTAAACCAAAAACTCTTAGGGATTTAGAGATTGTTTTAGACTATGTTGAGAGGCAGATCGTTCAAACGCTTGCCAGTGTTCATACTGGTCAGGAAGGTGATTGGATAGACTATGAATCTAAGGTTTTACACCTTGGAATGCTGGATCATGTAGCACTTGAGATAGCTGATGTAACCCAAATAGTCTCTCTAGGCTTCCCCAAAGCAGATCCTAATGCACCTTTGGTAGACATTGGTATTGGAACTATAGATTCATCTAAACCAGTTATCCTTGTGATAGGCCATAATGTATTGCCATCTACAGCTATAATAGATTATCTAGAGGCTATGGGCATTAGAGACAAGGTCGAGGTTTGCGGACTTTGCTGCACAGCCCACGACCTTACAAGATATGAGAAGAAGAGAGCTAAAATTGTTGGGCCCATATCATGGCAGCTAAGATTTATTAGAACAGGCATCCCAGATGTTGTTGTAATTGATGAGCAATGCATATATACTAACATTCTTGAGGAGGTTAAGAATATAGGAGCTATACTAATAGCAACATCAGATAAGGCGATGAGAGGACTTCCAGATAGGACCCACGCAGACCCAGACTCCGTTGTTGAGGAACTTGTCACAGGAAAGATACCAGGTGCACTAATATTAGATGAGGATAAAGCCGCTCAAGTAGCTGTTAAAACAGCTTTGAAAATAGCTCCACAGAGAGCTAAATATAAATTGAGTTTAATGAACGAGGAAGCTGTTGTAGAGTATGCAAAGAGATGCACAATGTGTAGAAATTGTGAGAGAAACTGTCCTCAAAACCTCCCAATATCTTCTGCAATGGCTCTGGCGGCAAAAGGTGATTTAACCAAGCTTGCGTCACTCTACCAAAAATGTTTCGCTTGCAGAAGATGTGAATATGATTGTCCAAGAAAAATACCAGTGCTAACACTCATGCTAGCCTCTGCAAAGAGAATGTTATTAAATGAGAGGTATAAGGTTAGGGTTGGTAGAGGACCTATACAAGACACTGAGATTAGAGCTGTTGGAAGGGATATTGTCCTTGGCACCATACCAGGTGTTGTAGCCTTTGTAGGCTGTGCTAACTGGCCTGATAGCTTTAATGATGTTGCTAAGATGGCTAGGGAATTTGCCTCTAGAAGATACATCGTTGTAGCTTCTGGCTGTTCAGCTATGGCAATAGCCATGATGAAGAGTGAGGAGGACAAGACACCATATGAAGAGTTTTCAGGCATCTTTGAAGCTGGTGGAATTATCAATGTCGGTTCATGTGTTGCAAATGCACATATAGCAGGAGCTGTAATAAAAATTGCAAACATATTTGCAAAGTTACCTTTAAGAGCAAACTATGCTGAAATAGCAGACTACATACTCAATAGAGTTGGTGCTGTTGGAGTTGCATGGGGTGCTATGAGCCAGAAAGCAGCTGCAATAGCATCAGGTTTCTGGAGGCTAGGTATACCAGTCATAGTTGGTCCTCACGGACTTAAATACAGAAGAATGCTTATGGGGGATGAAACAGATGAGGAGAGCTGGGTAGGATACGATGCAATGACTGGTGAGAAGGTTAGGCTAGATCCAGCACCACTACACCTATTCTATGCAGCCGAAAGTCTCGAAGAAGCTATGGTTATGGTTCCAAAACTCTGCATAAGACCCGCTGACACCCCGCAGGGGAGAGCAATAAAACTAACAAACTACATATCTCTGTACAAACAGTTCTACGGCTCAGATAAACTCCCACCAGATATACACCTGTACATTAGAACCGAAGGGGATATACCAGTAACATATAGAGATGAGGTTATGGATTATCTCAAAGAAGTTGGGTGGAAAGAGAGAACTGTTGCAGCAAACCCAACACTACTAAGAGATATTGTGGAAAAGTATGAATTGAGAAGAAAGGGAGTGCCGACTTAGGTGACGTAAAATGGCACTTGAGTATTGGCTTAAAGGAGACATACCACCTGGTCCAATAAAAGCTACATTAGTAATGGATCCCTCTAAAGCAGTTGAAATAATTAGGAAATTCGTGGGTCAACAAGTAATATTGATAGGATCTAACATAGAGGAAATAGAGAAAGCTGTTGGAGACGTCATCACACATGTAATTGAAATGGCAAAAGCATTGAAAAGCCCCATCATAACATCAAGCTCTTATGTTGTTAAAAAACTTGATGATAATGGATTCAGAGAATACAAAATCCTACCTCCTCTAGAAGCCATACAAAAAATATCTAAAGGTCTAATACCATGCAGATTAGCAATTTTCATAGGCTTTAGATATGCCTATGGCTGGCTACTTCTAAACTCCATAAAACACTACAAACCAGAAATCCAAACACTATCTCTAGATCCATATGCACAACCAAATGCCACATGGACATTGCCTTCACTACCACTTACAATATGGTACAAAAACTTAAATCAACTTATTGAAAACATTAAATCTGTTGCGCAGAAATAATTGTGGCTTTAGAGTGTGGTAATTATGTCTAGTAGCATAGCCCTAAAGATAATTGAGAGAATTGAACTACCTTCCAATATACCAATAAAGATTTTCAAAGTGTCGCCTCCGCCACAAAAAGGGATGTTTTCTGATATACCAGTTGATGTAGGTCCCCAATATGAGGGTCAGAGGGTTAGAGGCCCGGAGATGTTTGTTGAGCTTGGGGGTCCAAAGGTTAAATATAAATTTGAGTTGTTTTTGGTTAAATCAGTTGAAGAGGTTGAAGATGGAGAGATTGTTGTTGTTGGGCCAGATTTGAATGAGATGAGTGAGGGGAAGAGCTATGAATATGCAGTTATATTTGAAGCTGCTGGAAGGGGTTTGGAGTCCCAAGCTGAGGGCGTTCTTGAGAGGCGTATCCATGAGTTTAGCAACTATATTCAGGGATATATGCATCTCAATCAGAGATATGAGATTTGGCTTAGGGTAAGTAAGAGGTCTTATCAAAAAGGCTT comes from Ignisphaera sp. and encodes:
- the cdhA gene encoding CO dehydrogenase/acetyl-CoA synthase complex subunit alpha, with translation MSVPFKNVRFKIDEIKTSIGEVKGVDISIGYVVEEWEEPPGPTPFPTVASLRHWDHTLLRRYKPLYLPYCDLCCLCTYGRCDLSRGKRGSCGLNLSEQQSRLVTLVCAVGASTHASHARELLDKLKKEFGEDTSIDLGGEVYVEMPITRLVTGVKPKTLRDLEIVLDYVERQIVQTLASVHTGQEGDWIDYESKVLHLGMLDHVALEIADVTQIVSLGFPKADPNAPLVDIGIGTIDSSKPVILVIGHNVLPSTAIIDYLEAMGIRDKVEVCGLCCTAHDLTRYEKKRAKIVGPISWQLRFIRTGIPDVVVIDEQCIYTNILEEVKNIGAILIATSDKAMRGLPDRTHADPDSVVEELVTGKIPGALILDEDKAAQVAVKTALKIAPQRAKYKLSLMNEEAVVEYAKRCTMCRNCERNCPQNLPISSAMALAAKGDLTKLASLYQKCFACRRCEYDCPRKIPVLTLMLASAKRMLLNERYKVRVGRGPIQDTEIRAVGRDIVLGTIPGVVAFVGCANWPDSFNDVAKMAREFASRRYIVVASGCSAMAIAMMKSEEDKTPYEEFSGIFEAGGIINVGSCVANAHIAGAVIKIANIFAKLPLRANYAEIADYILNRVGAVGVAWGAMSQKAAAIASGFWRLGIPVIVGPHGLKYRRMLMGDETDEESWVGYDAMTGEKVRLDPAPLHLFYAAESLEEAMVMVPKLCIRPADTPQGRAIKLTNYISLYKQFYGSDKLPPDIHLYIRTEGDIPVTYRDEVMDYLKEVGWKERTVAANPTLLRDIVEKYELRRKGVPT
- a CDS encoding carbon monoxide dehydrogenase beta subunit family protein, whose protein sequence is MALEYWLKGDIPPGPIKATLVMDPSKAVEIIRKFVGQQVILIGSNIEEIEKAVGDVITHVIEMAKALKSPIITSSSYVVKKLDDNGFREYKILPPLEAIQKISKGLIPCRLAIFIGFRYAYGWLLLNSIKHYKPEIQTLSLDPYAQPNATWTLPSLPLTIWYKNLNQLIENIKSVAQK